Proteins found in one Plodia interpunctella isolate USDA-ARS_2022_Savannah chromosome 24, ilPloInte3.2, whole genome shotgun sequence genomic segment:
- the LOC128680602 gene encoding pro-corazonin-like: protein MLPNITVFLLMLALGSVAAQTFQYSRGWTNGKRDGRKSDVAGNVEKILSPCQLNKLKYVLEGKPLNERLLIPCDYMEEDETQPKRYKNERNQDPLYEIFQ from the exons ATGCTGCCGAACATAACAGTGTTCCTGCTCATGCTGGCACTGGGTTCCGTGGCAGCGCAGACGTTCCAGTATTCCAGGGGATGGACGAATGGAAAGCGGGACGGCCGTAAGAGCGACGTCGCCGGCAATGTCGAGAAGATCCTCAGTCCATGCCAGTTGAACAAGCTCAAGTATGTGCTCGAGGGAAAACCGCTCAATGAACGG TTACTCATCCCATGTGACTACATGGAGGAAGATGAGACCCAGCCGAAGCGATACAAAAACGAACGCAACCAAGACCCGCTTTACGAAATATTTCAGTAA